A window of the Syntrophothermus lipocalidus DSM 12680 genome harbors these coding sequences:
- the murB gene encoding UDP-N-acetylmuramate dehydrogenase: MYEDIKQVIPEAYVRWDEPMKNHTSFRIGGPADCMVFPSSVEQVNQVISWCRNRDVPFLVIGSGTNILVRDKGIRGVVIKLAERLSGLAVEGQSIYAEAGVLLSHVSQLAAEKGLSGLEFAEGIPGSVGGAVYMNAGAYDGEMKNVIYEVTALDSEGNLAVLTSGECDFDYRKSIFQRNGYVILAARMLLKPGDTREITAKMNEFAERRRQKQPLEFPSAGSVFRRPEGYFVGPLIEELGLKGYHIGGAEISTKHAGFIINTGGATAEDVLALIELVQARVRESTGLNLEPEIRIVGEA, translated from the coding sequence ATGTATGAGGATATCAAGCAAGTGATTCCCGAAGCCTACGTTCGGTGGGATGAGCCGATGAAGAACCATACCAGTTTCCGGATTGGGGGCCCGGCAGACTGTATGGTCTTTCCATCCAGTGTTGAGCAGGTTAATCAGGTTATATCGTGGTGTCGGAATCGTGACGTGCCATTCTTGGTCATTGGTAGCGGGACTAACATCCTGGTTCGCGATAAAGGGATCAGGGGGGTTGTTATCAAGCTGGCAGAGCGTCTTTCTGGCCTGGCAGTGGAAGGACAGAGCATCTATGCCGAGGCTGGGGTGCTGCTCTCACACGTATCGCAACTGGCGGCTGAGAAGGGGCTCAGCGGGCTCGAGTTTGCGGAGGGCATACCGGGGTCGGTGGGAGGGGCCGTCTATATGAACGCCGGGGCATATGATGGAGAAATGAAGAACGTCATATACGAGGTAACGGCCCTAGACAGCGAAGGCAACCTTGCCGTTTTGACATCAGGTGAGTGCGACTTCGATTACCGAAAGAGTATCTTTCAGCGTAACGGTTACGTGATTCTGGCTGCTCGTATGTTGTTGAAACCCGGCGATACCCGGGAGATAACAGCCAAGATGAACGAATTTGCCGAGCGCAGGCGGCAAAAACAACCATTGGAATTTCCCAGTGCTGGAAGTGTCTTTAGGCGCCCTGAGGGCTACTTTGTTGGTCCTCTTATCGAAGAACTAGGATTGAAAGGCTACCACATCGGGGGCGCTGAGATCTCCACCAAACACGCCGGTTTCATAATCAACACCGGAGGCGCTACCGCTGAAGATGTGTTGGCTTTGATCGAACTGGTGCAGGCGAGGGTGAGGGAAAGTACGGGTCTAAACCTGGAACCGGAGATCCGGATAGTGGGAGAAGCCTAA
- a CDS encoding HesA/MoeB/ThiF family protein translates to MEEQLQERYLRQLVMDEVGKEGQVKLAEARVLVVGAGGLGSPVCLYLAAAGIGHLGIVDSDTVSLTNLNRQILYTTPDLGRPKVQVAKEKINMLNPSIEITVYQVPFSGETAMRMARSYDAMVDATDNFKTREFINRVALQTGKPFFHGAVSHFYGQVMTVIPGAGPCWRCFMGDIAPESEPKGVPVLGPVAGVVGSLQALQVLKYFLGAGDQLVGKVLMFDGLQMTLEALTVARDSNCPACQGY, encoded by the coding sequence ATGGAAGAACAGCTACAAGAACGTTATCTCCGGCAGTTGGTCATGGATGAGGTCGGTAAAGAAGGACAGGTAAAACTGGCGGAAGCCCGGGTACTGGTAGTGGGAGCCGGTGGCTTAGGTTCTCCGGTGTGCCTTTATCTGGCCGCAGCCGGCATCGGGCATTTGGGAATCGTCGACAGTGATACGGTAAGTTTGACTAATCTTAACCGCCAGATACTCTATACTACTCCGGATCTGGGAAGACCCAAAGTACAAGTTGCTAAAGAGAAAATAAACATGTTGAATCCCTCGATTGAAATCACTGTCTATCAGGTTCCGTTTTCCGGTGAAACCGCCATGAGGATGGCTCGATCATATGACGCCATGGTGGACGCTACCGACAACTTTAAGACCCGCGAGTTCATAAACAGGGTAGCTTTGCAAACGGGCAAGCCGTTTTTTCACGGAGCGGTCAGCCACTTTTACGGTCAGGTAATGACGGTTATTCCTGGGGCCGGCCCATGCTGGCGTTGTTTTATGGGAGACATTGCGCCCGAATCCGAACCCAAAGGAGTACCCGTCCTGGGCCCAGTGGCGGGAGTCGTGGGTTCCTTGCAAGCTCTCCAGGTCCTCAAATACTTCCTGGGGGCAGGTGACCAGCTCGTGGGTAAAGTGCTCATGTTCGACGGGTTACAGATGACGCTTGAAGCCTTAACCGTAGCCAGAGATTCGAATTGCCCCGCTTGCCAAGGTTACTAG
- the larA gene encoding nickel-dependent lactate racemase, which translates to MLVRLAYGKTHQEVEIPDDRVKAILRGQDPEPAVDGLEMVRSCLKKPIGSERLRDMVRKRRPRSVVVIVNDITRPTPYREMLPPLLEEIEEGGADRGAITLVVATGIHRGHTHEDNLYVFGREICDSYRIVNHDCDKHLVSLGYLANGWELEVNREVAEADLLIATGLVGLHYFAGYSGGRKSVLPGVASRSLISRSHAMMTDPRACLGNYEDNPVHLVMTEAADRVGVDFILNVVATPDKRIELAVAGDMEKAWLEAVRFCEAARMVELDEPAEIVIAGCGGYPKDINLYQAQKALDAAAPAVKDGGTVILVAECTEGLGEAVFEGWLDEASSPADVMERFSREFELGGHKAFAICRLLERMRVILVSRMPAWKAEKAFLIPAGSLEEAWHLAIDGHRGDFKTIIIPEAANLGIKIKRREQA; encoded by the coding sequence ATGTTAGTAAGACTGGCTTATGGGAAAACGCATCAAGAAGTGGAAATTCCCGATGACCGGGTAAAAGCGATTCTGCGCGGGCAGGACCCCGAACCGGCGGTAGACGGCCTGGAAATGGTGAGGAGCTGCCTGAAGAAGCCAATCGGGTCGGAGAGATTGAGAGATATGGTGCGAAAACGCCGTCCCCGTAGTGTAGTCGTTATAGTAAACGACATTACCCGACCTACTCCTTACCGGGAGATGTTACCACCTCTGCTGGAAGAAATAGAAGAAGGTGGAGCAGACCGTGGGGCCATAACTCTAGTCGTGGCCACGGGGATTCACAGGGGTCATACCCATGAGGATAACCTTTACGTCTTCGGAAGGGAGATTTGTGATAGTTACCGTATAGTAAACCACGATTGTGACAAGCATCTGGTCAGCCTAGGGTACCTTGCGAACGGGTGGGAGCTTGAGGTAAACCGGGAAGTAGCCGAAGCCGACCTCTTGATTGCTACCGGGCTGGTTGGCCTGCATTATTTCGCCGGGTATTCGGGGGGAAGAAAGTCTGTTCTGCCCGGTGTAGCAAGCCGTAGCCTGATAAGCCGCAGTCATGCCATGATGACCGATCCCAGGGCTTGTTTGGGTAACTATGAGGACAATCCGGTGCATCTGGTTATGACGGAAGCTGCAGATCGGGTCGGCGTGGACTTTATCTTGAACGTAGTAGCAACTCCCGACAAACGCATCGAGTTGGCAGTAGCGGGTGATATGGAAAAGGCCTGGTTAGAGGCGGTTAGGTTCTGTGAAGCCGCGCGTATGGTAGAGCTCGATGAGCCAGCCGAAATCGTCATCGCCGGCTGCGGAGGGTATCCTAAGGACATAAACCTTTATCAGGCCCAAAAAGCACTGGACGCGGCGGCACCAGCAGTTAAGGACGGGGGCACGGTTATCTTGGTTGCCGAATGCACGGAAGGTCTGGGGGAAGCGGTTTTTGAAGGCTGGTTAGATGAAGCGTCTTCACCCGCAGATGTTATGGAACGGTTTAGTCGGGAGTTCGAGTTAGGGGGACACAAGGCTTTCGCGATCTGCCGGCTCTTGGAACGGATGCGGGTTATATTGGTGAGCCGGATGCCAGCTTGGAAAGCAGAAAAAGCTTTTCTTATTCCTGCTGGCAGTCTGGAGGAAGCCTGGCATTTAGCGATTGATGGACACCGAGGCGACTTTAAGACCATCATAATACCAGAAGCTGCCAATTTGGGCATAAAGATCAAAAGAAGAGAACAGGCCTAA